From Triticum aestivum cultivar Chinese Spring chromosome 4A, IWGSC CS RefSeq v2.1, whole genome shotgun sequence, a single genomic window includes:
- the LOC123088098 gene encoding 2-carboxy-1,4-naphthoquinone phytyltransferase, chloroplastic isoform X2 yields the protein MPLAGIALAPLLVSPLPPPSPRGSVAAVSAEPARRRRALRRVRCSAAAASGGGGDAVELSRATLLWRAAKLPIYSVALVPLTVGTAAAYNHAGLFFARRYFGLLAAAVLVITWLNLSNDVYDSDTGADKNKKESVVNIVGSRAATQYAANVSLLLGFGGLFWAFAEAGDVRFIVLVLCAILCGYVYQCPPFRLSYRGLGEPLCFAAFGPLATSAFYFSNSSRSISRTAALLPLSKTVIASSILVGLTTTLILFCSHFHQIEGDRAVGKMSPLVRIGTKTGATLVTVAIGTLYTLLTAFGISRCLPPSCIVLGALTLPLGKWVVDYVQRNHDDDTKIFMAKYYCVRLHALFGMALASGLALARNGILA from the exons ATGCCGCTCGCAGGCATTGCCCTCGCGCCTCTCCTCGTCTCCCCGCTCCCGCCTCCCTCTCCCCGTGGCAGCGTTGCCGCCGTCTCTGCAGAGCCCGCGAGAAGGCGCCGCGCGCTACGGCGGGTCCGGTGCTCGGCCGCAGCGGCGTCCGGAGGAGGCGGCGACGCCGTCGAGCTTTCCCGCGCGACGCTGCTCTGGAGGGCGGCCAAGCTGCCCATCTACTCCGTGGCGCTCGTGCCGCTCACC GTAGGGACTGCTGCTGCTTATAACCATGCAGGGTTGTTCTTTGCCAGGCGCTACTTTGGCCTCCTGGCTGCTGCTGTCCTTGTGATCACCTGGCTCAATCTGAG CAATGACGTTTATGATTCAGATACCGGCGCTGATAAGAACAAGAAAGAATCCGTGGTCAATATTGTTGGCAG TCGAGCAGCGACACAATATGCTGCAAATGTTTCTCTTCTGCTCGGCTTTGGTGGGCTATTTTGGGCCTTTGCGGAAGCAGGGGATGTCAGGTTCATCGTTTTGGTGCTATGTGCAATCCTCTGTGGTTATGTTTACCAG TGCCCGCCGTTCCGATTAAGTTACCGCGGTCTAGGCGAACCATTATGTTTTGCTGCATTTGGCCCATTGGCAACGTCAGCATTCTACTTCTCAAACAGCAGCAGAAGCATTTCAAG GACTGCAGCTCTTCTCCCTCTCAGCAAAACAGTCATAGCTTCATCCATTCTTGTTGGGTTGACAACTACCCTGATACTCTTCTGCAGCCACTTTCACCAG ATTGAAGGAGACAGGGCTGTTGGAAAGATGTCTCCCCTG GTAAGAATTGGCACCAAGACAGGCGCGACACTAGTGACAGTTGCGATCGGCACCCTTTACACTCTCTTGACGGCTTTTGGCATAAGCAGATGCCTCCCACCATCCTGCATT GTCCTTGGCGCCCTGACTCTCCCTCTTGGCAAATGGGTTGTGGACTATGTGCAGAGAAACCATGAT GATGACACCAAGATCTTCATGGCCAAGTATTACTGCGTTCGGCTGCACGCCTTGTTCGGGATGGCGCTGGCTTCCGGTCTGGCGCTGGCCAGGAACGGCATACTAGCCTGA
- the LOC123088098 gene encoding 2-carboxy-1,4-naphthoquinone phytyltransferase, chloroplastic isoform X1 gives MPLAGIALAPLLVSPLPPPSPRGSVAAVSAEPARRRRALRRVRCSAAAASGGGGDAVELSRATLLWRAAKLPIYSVALVPLTVGTAAAYNHAGLFFARRYFGLLAAAVLVITWLNLSNDVYDSDTGADKNKKESVVNIVGSRAATQYAANVSLLLGFGGLFWAFAEAGDVRFIVLVLCAILCGYVYQCPPFRLSYRGLGEPLCFAAFGPLATSAFYFSNSSRSISSRTAALLPLSKTVIASSILVGLTTTLILFCSHFHQIEGDRAVGKMSPLVRIGTKTGATLVTVAIGTLYTLLTAFGISRCLPPSCIVLGALTLPLGKWVVDYVQRNHDDDTKIFMAKYYCVRLHALFGMALASGLALARNGILA, from the exons ATGCCGCTCGCAGGCATTGCCCTCGCGCCTCTCCTCGTCTCCCCGCTCCCGCCTCCCTCTCCCCGTGGCAGCGTTGCCGCCGTCTCTGCAGAGCCCGCGAGAAGGCGCCGCGCGCTACGGCGGGTCCGGTGCTCGGCCGCAGCGGCGTCCGGAGGAGGCGGCGACGCCGTCGAGCTTTCCCGCGCGACGCTGCTCTGGAGGGCGGCCAAGCTGCCCATCTACTCCGTGGCGCTCGTGCCGCTCACC GTAGGGACTGCTGCTGCTTATAACCATGCAGGGTTGTTCTTTGCCAGGCGCTACTTTGGCCTCCTGGCTGCTGCTGTCCTTGTGATCACCTGGCTCAATCTGAG CAATGACGTTTATGATTCAGATACCGGCGCTGATAAGAACAAGAAAGAATCCGTGGTCAATATTGTTGGCAG TCGAGCAGCGACACAATATGCTGCAAATGTTTCTCTTCTGCTCGGCTTTGGTGGGCTATTTTGGGCCTTTGCGGAAGCAGGGGATGTCAGGTTCATCGTTTTGGTGCTATGTGCAATCCTCTGTGGTTATGTTTACCAG TGCCCGCCGTTCCGATTAAGTTACCGCGGTCTAGGCGAACCATTATGTTTTGCTGCATTTGGCCCATTGGCAACGTCAGCATTCTACTTCTCAAACAGCAGCAGAAGCATTTCAAG CAGGACTGCAGCTCTTCTCCCTCTCAGCAAAACAGTCATAGCTTCATCCATTCTTGTTGGGTTGACAACTACCCTGATACTCTTCTGCAGCCACTTTCACCAG ATTGAAGGAGACAGGGCTGTTGGAAAGATGTCTCCCCTG GTAAGAATTGGCACCAAGACAGGCGCGACACTAGTGACAGTTGCGATCGGCACCCTTTACACTCTCTTGACGGCTTTTGGCATAAGCAGATGCCTCCCACCATCCTGCATT GTCCTTGGCGCCCTGACTCTCCCTCTTGGCAAATGGGTTGTGGACTATGTGCAGAGAAACCATGAT GATGACACCAAGATCTTCATGGCCAAGTATTACTGCGTTCGGCTGCACGCCTTGTTCGGGATGGCGCTGGCTTCCGGTCTGGCGCTGGCCAGGAACGGCATACTAGCCTGA
- the LOC123088098 gene encoding 2-carboxy-1,4-naphthoquinone phytyltransferase, chloroplastic isoform X3: MPLAGIALAPLLVSPLPPPSPRGSVAAVSAEPARRRRALRRVRCSAAAASGGGGDAVELSRATLLWRAAKLPIYSVALVPLTVGTAAAYNHAGLFFARRYFGLLAAAVLVITWLNLSNDVYDSDTGADKNKKESVVNIVGSRAATQYAANVSLLLGFGGLFWAFAEAGDVRFIVLVLCAILCGYVYQCPPFRLSYRGLGEPLCFAAFGPLATSAFYFSNSSRSISSRTAALLPLSKTVIASSILVGLTTTLILFCSHFHQIEGDRAVGKMSPLVRIGTKTGATLVTVAIGTLYTLLTAFGISRCLPPSCIVLGALTLPLGKWVVDYVQRNHDLMKNAG; this comes from the exons ATGCCGCTCGCAGGCATTGCCCTCGCGCCTCTCCTCGTCTCCCCGCTCCCGCCTCCCTCTCCCCGTGGCAGCGTTGCCGCCGTCTCTGCAGAGCCCGCGAGAAGGCGCCGCGCGCTACGGCGGGTCCGGTGCTCGGCCGCAGCGGCGTCCGGAGGAGGCGGCGACGCCGTCGAGCTTTCCCGCGCGACGCTGCTCTGGAGGGCGGCCAAGCTGCCCATCTACTCCGTGGCGCTCGTGCCGCTCACC GTAGGGACTGCTGCTGCTTATAACCATGCAGGGTTGTTCTTTGCCAGGCGCTACTTTGGCCTCCTGGCTGCTGCTGTCCTTGTGATCACCTGGCTCAATCTGAG CAATGACGTTTATGATTCAGATACCGGCGCTGATAAGAACAAGAAAGAATCCGTGGTCAATATTGTTGGCAG TCGAGCAGCGACACAATATGCTGCAAATGTTTCTCTTCTGCTCGGCTTTGGTGGGCTATTTTGGGCCTTTGCGGAAGCAGGGGATGTCAGGTTCATCGTTTTGGTGCTATGTGCAATCCTCTGTGGTTATGTTTACCAG TGCCCGCCGTTCCGATTAAGTTACCGCGGTCTAGGCGAACCATTATGTTTTGCTGCATTTGGCCCATTGGCAACGTCAGCATTCTACTTCTCAAACAGCAGCAGAAGCATTTCAAG CAGGACTGCAGCTCTTCTCCCTCTCAGCAAAACAGTCATAGCTTCATCCATTCTTGTTGGGTTGACAACTACCCTGATACTCTTCTGCAGCCACTTTCACCAG ATTGAAGGAGACAGGGCTGTTGGAAAGATGTCTCCCCTG GTAAGAATTGGCACCAAGACAGGCGCGACACTAGTGACAGTTGCGATCGGCACCCTTTACACTCTCTTGACGGCTTTTGGCATAAGCAGATGCCTCCCACCATCCTGCATT GTCCTTGGCGCCCTGACTCTCCCTCTTGGCAAATGGGTTGTGGACTATGTGCAGAGAAACCATGAT TTGATGAAAAATGCAGGATGA